In uncultured Desulfuromonas sp., the genomic stretch GGAGAATCCTCGTGAGCACTATTGGATAAGGCCTTTGGCCGAACTCACGATACTAGACAGAGGCAGCTCCGCGACGAAGACAAGTCTGGCGGTATCCAACCCGCGAATATCAGTCTGATGAGCCGTCGCAACAACGGTTCCGCCCCTGCAAGTGCCATGGAACATAAACAGAATAAAACCGCTGAATCAGTTGGGCAGGCAAAGAATATTCTTCTTGACAACTGTCAGCCATATCAGTGCTCTATACACCTTAATGCACTGCCCACTATTGCGGATCGACCTCACTGTTCGTGAAATGAAACTAACTACAAATTTGATAAATGTTTGTACCAAAGAAAAGATTTTGCAGTCCCAACAAGTGTGCATTGTCACTAGAACGTCACAAATTTGTCACAAGATTTTCAGAAAACAGGAAACAACAGGAAGCAAGAAGGACTTATAGGAAAGAAGCGTAAGAAAATGAGTGGTGTAAGTCATTGACCTCACATAACAAAAAAGGCCTGATCTGAAGATCAGGCCTTTCTATTTAATGGAGCGGGAAACGAGATTCGAACTCGCGACGTCAACCTTGGCAAGGTTGCACTCTACCACTGAGTTATTCCCGCGTTGAGCGAGACATTTTTTAACAAAAACACGGCAATCAAGTCAAATAAAAAAATGAGAAAACAACATTTTTTGTTTTCCCCGACCTCTGATATTCGACACGCTAGTCTTGTGTGCCGGTCAGGACACTATAAAATTTGTACAGGTAATCGCCACCAGACCACATCGCCATGATAAAGGAAACATAGAAAAAGAAGCTGCCGACAAACTGCATATCCACGTGAAAGATCTCCCACTGAATTCCGAAGAACCAGTAATAATCATAATGCAACAGCAAGGCGATAATCGCCACCATCTGGAAAATCGTCTTGTATTTGCCGAGATTGCTGGCAGCGATGACAATGCCTTCGGATGAGGCGATGGACCGCAAACCGGTCACCGTCACTTCCCGGGCAATGATCAGAAACACCGCCCAGGCGGGTACCCGGTCGAGGGGAATCATCATGATCAGGGCGGCCATGACAATCAATTTATCGGCCAACGGATCGAGAAACTTGCCCATCACCGTGACCAATTGCCATTTACGGGCCAGATAGCCATCCAGCCAATCGGTGATCGCTGCAATGGAAAACACCACAGCCGCCCAAAAACCCATGGTACGGGAATCGGATAACAATAACAGCATAACTACAGGAACGCAGGCAATTCGGCCCAACGTCAGCATATTAGGCAGGTTCAGTGATGAGATGTTGAGTTTCATTTATGTATCACTCCGACGGTAGAGTTTTTGGAATTGTTTGACCTTTTCAACATAGTTCTGAGTCTCTTGATACGGGGGAATACCGCCGTATCGTTCGACAGTGCTCGGTCCGGCATTGTAGGCAGCCAGAGCCAAATCAAGATTGCCTTTGAAGCGATCCAGCATCTGCCTCAGATAGCGCGTGCCTCCGGAAATATTCTGCAACGGATCAAAGGGATCGGAAATTTTCAGATCCTTGGCGGTTTCCGGATGCAATTGCATCAGGCCCATGGCGCCTTTGGAGGAAAGCGCGTTGATATCATAATTGCTTTCAGCCCGCACTACCGCGCGCACCAGATTGACGTCAAGACGGTTGAGCACGGCATAGCGTTTGATCAGGTCTGTCACGGAGCGGGACAACGCTTTGCCATCTCCGGCCTCATGGGCATAGAATGAATAGTGGGATTTCACCGGTACGTTACTGAAATGGATACGACCGGACCCATCAACGTATTTATAGATCGCCGCATGCCCCGAGGCAACCGCCCCGAATAGACATAACAGAATCACAACAACCATGTGATGGCGTATGTTCATGGTTTTCATCCCAACAGTCATTAATCGCATCACTTTAAACGAAAACAACACATTCTACAATGCCTGCACAACCGTCAAAGCGCTTGACAGGAGCAACTTCCAGCGCCAATAATGCGGAGTTGCTTATGTTTTAATGTTTACAAGTCGAGCATGATCCTATCGTTCAAGCGAGGATCTGTCGTTATGCAATGGTTATTTAATTCTATTCTATCCTCCAGGGGACCGCAATGAAGATCACATCAGACTTTCTTATTATCGGCAGCGGAATTGCCGGGCTTTCTTTTGCCCTGCGTGTCGCGGAACAGGGGACGGTTGCCATCGTCACCAAGCGCGAGATTTACGAAACCTCAACCAATTATGCCCAGGGCGGCATTGCCACGGTTTTTTCCGAAGATGATTCGTTCGAAGCTCATGCCGAAGATACCATGGTTGCCGGGGCGTTTCTGTCCCACCGCGATATTGTTGATCTGGTCGTTGAAAGCGGGCCGAAAGCCATTCAGGACCTGATCAACTTTGGTACGGATTTCACTAAAAACAGCGACGGTGAATACGATTTGACCCGTGAGGGCGGTCACAGTCACCGCCGTATCCTTCACGCTTCGGACATAACCGGACGGGAGATTGAACGTGCTCTGGCGGCGGCTGTGGCCAAACATCCCAATATCACCGTCTATGAATATTACTGTGCGGTTGATCTGATTACCGAGGCAAAAGTCAAACACCGTCGGGTACCGGATAATCGTTGCCTGGGAGCGTATGTGCTCGACAGCAAAAACAAAGAAGTGATCACCTTTGGTGCTCAGGTGACGGTTCTTGCCACGGGCGGCGCAGGCAAAGTGTATTTGTACACCTCCAATCCTGATATCGCCTCAGGTGACGGCGTGGCCATGGCCTATCGTGCCGGGGCTGCGGTGGCCAACATGGAATTCATGCAATTCCACCCCACCACCCTGTTCCACCCCCACGCCAAGTCATTTCTCATTTCCGAAGCGGTCCGTGGTGAAGGGGCGATTCTCAAACGGGCCGACGGCACGGCATTCATGGAGAAATATCATAAGCTCAAGGATCTCGCCCCACGCGATATTGTCGCCCGCGCCATTGACAATGAGATGAAAACCAACGGTGATGATTGCGTGTTCCTCGATATTACCCACAAAGGTGCCGACTACATTCAGCAACGCTTCCCCAACATCTATGAAACGCTGATGAAGTACGGCGTTGACATGTCCAAAGAGCCGATCCCCGTGGTCCCGGCAGCCCACTATCTGTGCGGCGGGGTCAAGGTCGACAATCATGGTCAGACCGAAATCCGCAACCTGTTTGCCATCGGTGAGGTCTCCTGCACCGGCCTGCACGGCGCCAACCGCTTGGCCAGCAATAGTCTGCTCGAAGGGGCGGTTTTCGGCGAACGTGCGGCGGATAAAGCGATTGAAGTGGTCAGCAAGGAAACCTTTGACTACCCTTCTGTCGAACCGTGGGACTACGGCAGCGCCACTAACAGTGATGAAGAGGTGGTAGTCAAACATAACTGGGACGAAATCCGCATGAGCATGTGGAACTATGTCGGCATTGTCCGCTCGGACAAGCGCCTGATTCGTGCTCTGCGTCGCATCCAGATGATTCAGGAAGAGATCGCCGATTATTACTGGGATTTTTATGTCACCACCGATCTGCTTGAGTTGCGTAACCTGGCAACAATTGCCGAACTGATTATCCGCTGCGCGCTGAAACGTAAAGAGAGCCGCGGCCTGCATTATACCATCGACTATCCGCAGACGGACGACATCCACTGCAAACACGACACGATTTTGCGTAAAACATTTTAGGGGGCATTTTGACGATCGATGAAATCCGCCAGGAAATCGACCGCCTGGACAACGAGCTTTTGAAGATTTTCAATCGCCGGGCGGAACTGGCTCTGGCCATCGGCCATCTAAAAAAAGAACTCGACCTGCCGGTGTATGATCCGGACCGGGAAAAGCGCATTTTTAATAAAATGACAGCGTTAAATCCCGGCCCATTGGACAACCAGGCCATCAAACGTCTGTTTGAGAGGGTGATTGACGAATCACGGACCCTTGAACGGATTAAATCGAAAGGACGCTGACCATGTTGGTGGTGATGAAAAAAGACGTATCAGAGGAAAACCTGCAGCAGGTCAAACAATATCTGATTGATGAAGATTTCGATTTTCACCAGTCAACCGGAGCAAATCGCACGATTCTCGGCGTTATTGGTGATACCCGGGAGTTCAGCACGACAACTCTGGAAACACTGCCCGGAGTACATGTTGTTTTTAAAATACCGCCGGAATCCTGACCCGCAGAATACGAAAAGAAGACAATAAAAAAGCCATCATGCTTCCAGGCATGATGGCTTTTTTCATTACATCACATGACATGATTACAACTGACAAACTTCCAGGCTCTTCACCGCATAGTGACAAGTTTCCACATCATCCGAACATTGACCATCTTGAGCCTGGGATAAAACCACAGCAAACAGCTCCGCCAGTTGTTCAACGGCCTGTAACTCGCGCTTTCCGTACCCCTTGGCATTGTTGGCCAGAGCGACCTGGCCAATGATGCGCTTGCTGTCGCACACTGGAACTGCCATAAAATGGGAGATCTCCTCACTGATTCCATCGGCCAGGTTGACGACGCTGAGCTGTTCCAACGAATTGAAATAGACGCCGTTTTGCCGTTTGTAAACCGAATGCAACAAAGAACCGCGACCATTGGCCGGAGCCGGAATAATCGGATGGCCCTGATGTTTTTGCAACCCTTCAAACATCGGCGTGTAATCCCATAACCGTTGAAACTGATCCTGCTCATCAAGTTCCGCAACAAAACCGTGGCTGCTGCCGGTCAGGTTTCGAGCATACTCAAGGACTTCACCGGCCACCTCCCGTACATTACCGGCATTGTGCAGTATGGAATGAGACAGCTTGGCCAACCGACTGTTGAGCGCCAATTCCCACTGCAGAGCTTCTTCTGAGCGTTTGCGCACGGTAATGTCTTCAAAACACTCGATCCCGCCAATGATATGCCCCTGGGCATCGCGCAAAAAATCGGCATTTTTACTGACGGTCAGCACCGATCCGTTTTTATGGCGGATGGTGCATTCGCGCCCCATAATCGGCTTATCGATCCCCTCATCAAACAGACCACAGCTCTCCTGACAAGGTGTCTGGGCAAACAAAAAGCAGGTGCTGCCAACCATTTCTGCCGCGCTATAACCGGTAATACGTTCGGCTCGGGCATTCCAACTGGTAATCACCTTATTGCTGTCGACTGTAAATATCGCGCTGGGCACCACCCGTTTGATCAAATCGGTTTTCTCTTCTGAAAAAGTCTGGTGGACTCGACTCTCTTCCAAATCCGTCAGCAAATAATTGAATTCTTCGGCGAGTCCACCCATATCATTTTCACAGGATAACGTCAGCGGCAATGGGGCAGTTCGATTAGCTCGATACGAGTGAATCACATTGGCCAATTCCTTGAATGGCTGCATGACCATGCGTCGCACCGTGGCGGCAAACACAAAGGCCATCAGCAAAATGCTTAACAGGGCAAAACCCAGGGAGGACATCATGATATTTCGTGTATGGACATACAGGGTCCGTGGCAACTTCAT encodes the following:
- a CDS encoding CHASE4 domain-containing protein, whose amino-acid sequence is MRLNLKSRLFLSYAGFVLIALSVALFSYYYFVLPGYALIERQDARHHMERVLSSIDREVVNLDRLVRDYAFWDDTYAFIKTANETYLQSNYLNEMLIYNRLSSVAIFNSNGTLLYYKHLDLVSGVERPLDDSMYNDALAELAGGPELRGGLIRPTSGLLASDNDLQMVAACSIMTSDARGPVRGTLVFTRPLDSALINDLSRQFRFDIQVMPLQKIGANLCQQLKHITRTEPISIHTSGDATLDAYAKLTDLAQKEVAVVQMKLPRTLYVHTRNIMMSSLGFALLSILLMAFVFAATVRRMVMQPFKELANVIHSYRANRTAPLPLTLSCENDMGGLAEEFNYLLTDLEESRVHQTFSEEKTDLIKRVVPSAIFTVDSNKVITSWNARAERITGYSAAEMVGSTCFLFAQTPCQESCGLFDEGIDKPIMGRECTIRHKNGSVLTVSKNADFLRDAQGHIIGGIECFEDITVRKRSEEALQWELALNSRLAKLSHSILHNAGNVREVAGEVLEYARNLTGSSHGFVAELDEQDQFQRLWDYTPMFEGLQKHQGHPIIPAPANGRGSLLHSVYKRQNGVYFNSLEQLSVVNLADGISEEISHFMAVPVCDSKRIIGQVALANNAKGYGKRELQAVEQLAELFAVVLSQAQDGQCSDDVETCHYAVKSLEVCQL
- a CDS encoding lytic transglycosylase domain-containing protein — translated: MNIRHHMVVVILLCLFGAVASGHAAIYKYVDGSGRIHFSNVPVKSHYSFYAHEAGDGKALSRSVTDLIKRYAVLNRLDVNLVRAVVRAESNYDINALSSKGAMGLMQLHPETAKDLKISDPFDPLQNISGGTRYLRQMLDRFKGNLDLALAAYNAGPSTVERYGGIPPYQETQNYVEKVKQFQKLYRRSDT
- the nadB gene encoding L-aspartate oxidase; the encoded protein is MKITSDFLIIGSGIAGLSFALRVAEQGTVAIVTKREIYETSTNYAQGGIATVFSEDDSFEAHAEDTMVAGAFLSHRDIVDLVVESGPKAIQDLINFGTDFTKNSDGEYDLTREGGHSHRRILHASDITGREIERALAAAVAKHPNITVYEYYCAVDLITEAKVKHRRVPDNRCLGAYVLDSKNKEVITFGAQVTVLATGGAGKVYLYTSNPDIASGDGVAMAYRAGAAVANMEFMQFHPTTLFHPHAKSFLISEAVRGEGAILKRADGTAFMEKYHKLKDLAPRDIVARAIDNEMKTNGDDCVFLDITHKGADYIQQRFPNIYETLMKYGVDMSKEPIPVVPAAHYLCGGVKVDNHGQTEIRNLFAIGEVSCTGLHGANRLASNSLLEGAVFGERAADKAIEVVSKETFDYPSVEPWDYGSATNSDEEVVVKHNWDEIRMSMWNYVGIVRSDKRLIRALRRIQMIQEEIADYYWDFYVTTDLLELRNLATIAELIIRCALKRKESRGLHYTIDYPQTDDIHCKHDTILRKTF
- the pgsA gene encoding CDP-diacylglycerol--glycerol-3-phosphate 3-phosphatidyltransferase; the protein is MKLNISSLNLPNMLTLGRIACVPVVMLLLLSDSRTMGFWAAVVFSIAAITDWLDGYLARKWQLVTVMGKFLDPLADKLIVMAALIMMIPLDRVPAWAVFLIIAREVTVTGLRSIASSEGIVIAASNLGKYKTIFQMVAIIALLLHYDYYWFFGIQWEIFHVDMQFVGSFFFYVSFIMAMWSGGDYLYKFYSVLTGTQD
- the pheA gene encoding chorismate mutase, translated to MTIDEIRQEIDRLDNELLKIFNRRAELALAIGHLKKELDLPVYDPDREKRIFNKMTALNPGPLDNQAIKRLFERVIDESRTLERIKSKGR